The following proteins are encoded in a genomic region of Gammaproteobacteria bacterium:
- a CDS encoding transcriptional regulator, with the protein MALTRDFKETVAARVQSDPAFAEALLDEAITLFVNGEPESAKLILRDLVNATVGFEALADEIHKPAKSLHRMLSKSGNPTMTNVSAIFAAIKRALKVEVRAQVVMA; encoded by the coding sequence ATGGCACTGACCCGTGACTTCAAAGAGACCGTGGCCGCGCGCGTGCAGAGCGATCCGGCCTTCGCCGAAGCCCTGCTGGACGAGGCCATCACCCTGTTCGTCAACGGCGAGCCGGAGTCCGCCAAGCTGATCCTGCGCGACCTCGTCAACGCCACCGTGGGCTTCGAGGCGCTGGCCGATGAGATCCACAAGCCGGCCAAGAGCCTGCACCGGATGCTGTCGAAGTCGGGGAACCCGACCATGACCAACGTGTCCGCGATCTTCGCCGCCATCAAGCGCGCCCTGAAGGTCGAGGTGCGCGCCC